A stretch of DNA from Mucilaginibacter daejeonensis:
ACGACGTCAAGTCATCATGGCCCTTACGTCCGGGGCTACACACGTGCTACAATGGGCAGTACAGAGGGCAGCTACCTGGCAACAGGATGCCAATCTCAAAAAGCTGTTCACAGTTCGGATCGGGGTCTGCAACTCGACCCCGTGAAGTTGGATTCGCTAGTAATCGCGTATCAGCAATGACGCGGTGAATACGTTCCCGGGCCTTGTACACACCGCCCGTCAAGCCATGGAAGCTGGGGGTACCTGAAGTATGTTACCGCAAGGAGCGTCCTAGGGTAAAACCGGTAACTGGGGCTAAGTCGTAACAAGGTAGCCGTACCGGAAGGTGCGGCTGGAATACCTCCTTTCTGGAGCAGTATCCAAGTGAAAAGAGAGAGGTCGAAGTAACCTTGATAAAGAGTGAAACTGCTACGCACATGTATTTCTTAAGAAGTTAAAAAAGAAGAGGAAAGAGAAACCCTTAAAAAAGAAGAGGCCATATCAGTAAAGTGGCTACATCAAACCATAGTCTCGTAGCTCAGTTTGGTTAGAGCACTACACTGATAATGTAGGGGTCAGCAGTTCAAATCTGCTCGAGACTACTACAGGGTAACGACATCTTTTTGAAAGGGGAATTAGCTCAGCTGGCTAGAGCACCTGCCTTGCACGCAGGGGGTCAACGGTTCGAATCCGTTATTCTCCACATTGTACACTACAGTCATCTCACAAGGGGATGACGTTACAGATGCGTACGAAAGTTCTTTGACATATTGGAAGAAGTAATTGTAAAAACTGAATCAAACAACAGTGAAGGACGTTGAGATCAGTAGCAGGTACGAAGTAGCAAGTAGCAGGACCTCGGTCTTGATACGAGATACTAACTACTTGATACCAGAGCAACATCTAAATAAAACATACCGCCCCGAGCAAAAGCGGGGTGCGTAGAAGAAAGTAAAGAAGGGTACACGGGGGATGCCTTGGCTCTCAGAGGCGATGAAGGACGTGATAAGCTGCGAAAAGCTCCGGGGATCAGCAAATATGAATTGATCCGGAGATGTCCGAATGGGGAAACCTGATCATCTGAAGGATGATCGCAAAAGCGCGAACCTGTTGAACTGAAACATCTAAGTAAACAGAGGAAGAGAAAACAATAGTGATTTCCTGAGTAGTGGCGAGCGAAAGGGAAACAGCCCAAACCCAATATGTTACGGCATACTGGGGGTTGTAGGACCACGACATGGTTACATCAAATAGAAGCGGAAGGGCATGGGAAGGCCCGCCATAGAGCATGAGAGCTGCGTACGCGTAATAAATGATGACCTAGTGAGTTCCTGAGTACTGCGGGGTCGGAGACGCCCTGTAGGAATCTGCCGGCACCATCCGGTAAGGCTAAATACTACTGAGAGACCGATAGTGGACCAGTACCGTGAGGGAAAGGTGAAAAGAACCCCGAACAGGGGAGTGAAATAGAACCTGAAACCGTGTACTTACAAGCGGTCGGAGCAGACCTGTTCTGTGACGGCGTGCCTTTTGCATAATGAGCCTACGAGTTACTCTTCTCTGGCAAGGTTAAGTGTTTAAGACACGAAGCCGAAGCGAAAGCGAGTCTGAATAGGGCGTGCAGTCAGAGGAGGTAGACGCGAAACCTTGTGATCTACCCATGGGCAGGTTGAAGGTGCCGTAACAGGTACTGGAGGACCGAACCGATAAACGTTGAAAAGTTTCCGGATGACCTGTGGGTAGGGGTGAAAGGCTAATCAAACTGGGAAATAGCTCGTACTCCCCGAAATGTTTTTAGGAACAGCGTGGCGGTAAAGTTATACAGAGGTAGAGCTACTGATTGGGTGCGGGGGAGTCATATCCTACCAAATCCAGACAAACTCCGAATGCTGAATAATATACGCTGCAGTGAGGCTCTGGGTGCTAAGGTCCAGGGCCGAGAGGGAAAGAACCCAGACCATCAGCTAAGGTCCCCAAATTACTATTAAGTTGAACTAACGAGGTCCGGCTGCACAGACAGCTAGGATGTTGGCTTGGAAGCAGCCATTCATTTAAAGAGTGCGTAACAGCTCACTAGTCGAGCGGCCGGGCATGGATAATAAACGGGCATTAAATAGTATACCGAAGCTATGGATTACACTTTTAAGTGTACTGGTAGGGGAGCATTCTGCCGCCGGCGAAGCATGACACGACAAGTGCATGTGGAGGTTGCAGAAAAGCAAATGTAGGCATAAGTAACGATAAGGCGGGAGAGAAACCCGCCCACCGAAAGACCAAGGTTTCCTGATCAACGCTAATCGGATCAGGGTTAGTCGGGGCCTAAGGGTAATCCGAGTGGAGATCCCGATGGACAACTGGTTAATATTCCAGTACTTTTTATGACTGCGATGCAGTGACGGAGTAGTGACACATCCGCGTTCTGACGGAATAGAACGTTAAAGGCCGTAGGTATAGGCGGGGTAGTAAAGTACGCCCTGTTTGCTGAAAGCTGATAGTACCGCAGACCTTCGGGCGAGTGGATAGTGATGGTAATCAGACTTCCAAGAAAACCTGCTAAGCTTCAGGTCATAAAGACCCGTACCGCAAACCGACACAGGTGGTCGAGGAGAGGATCCTCAGGTGCTCGAGTGATTCATGGCTAAGGAACTCGGCAAAATGGCCCTGTAACTTCGGGAGAAGGGGCGCTTGCAGCAATGCAAGCCGCAGTGAAAAGGCCCAGGCGACTGTTTAACAAAAACACATGGCTTTGCAAAATCGAAAGATGACGTATAAGGCCTGACACCTGCCCGGTGCCGGAAGGTTAAGAGGGGATGTTAGTCGCAAGGCGAAGCATTGAATCGAAGCCCCGGTAAACGGCGGCCGTAACTATAACGGTCCTAAGGTAGCGAAATTCCTTGTCGGGTAAGTTCCGACCTGCACGAATGGTGTAACGATCTGGGCGCTGTCTCAGCCATGAGCTCGGTGAAATTGTGGTATCGGTGAAGACGCCGGTTACCCGCAACGGGACGGAAAGACCCCATGCACCTTCACTACAACTTAACATTGATATCGGGTACAGGATGTGTAGGATAGGTGGGAGACTGTGATCCGGCTTCGCTAGGAGTCGGTTAGTCAACGTTGAAATACCACCCTTTCTGTATCTGGTGTCTAACTCCGCAAAGCGGAGGACATTGTTTGGCGGGTAGTTTGACTGGGGTGGTCGCCTCCAAAAAGGTAACGGAGGCTTTCAAAGGTAAGCTCAGTACGCTTGGTAACCGTACGCGGAGTGCAATAGCATAAGCTTGCTTGACAGTGAGACAGACAAGTCGAGCTGGGTCGAAAGACGGATATAGTGATCCGGTGGTTCTGCATGGAAGGGCCATCGCTCAAAGGATAAAAGGTACGCTGGGGATAACAGGCTGATCTCCCCCAAGAGCTCATATCGACGGGGAGGTTTGGCACCTCGATGTCGGCTCGTCACATCCTGGGGCTGGAGAAGGTCCCAAGGGTTCGGCTGTTCGCCGATTAAAGTGGCACGCGAGCTGGGTTCAGAACGTCGCGAGACAGTTCGGTCCCTATCTGTTGTGGGCGTTGGAAGTTTGAGTGGGGCTGACCTTAGTACGAGAGGACCGGGTTGGACGAACCTCTAGTGAATCTGTTATGGCGCCAGCTGTACTGCAGAGTAGCTACGTTCGGAATAGATAAGCGCTGAAAGCATCTAAGTGCGAAACTAGCCACAAGATGAGACTTCCCTTGAGGGTCGTGGAAGACTACCACGTTGATAGGTCATAGGTGTAAAGGTGGTGACATCATAGCCGAGTGATACTAATTGCCCGACGCTTTCTTCAATAACAGATAAGGTGGTGAGATCTTTCCGGTCTCACCACCGAACTCAAAAACACAAATAGTACTGTAATCTGATCTCAGTATAATAAGATCACTTCTTCCAATAATATGTCATTGTTCCGTGGAGTAACAAGTACATAGTAGCAAGTAACAAGATAAAATGTCTTGATACTTGATACCAGATACTCACTATCCTAACGAACATTAAGATATTCAGGTGCCTATATCGGCGGTGTCCACCTCTTCCCATTCCGAACAGAGAAGTTAAGCCCGCCTGAGCCGATGGTACTGCGGTAAAACGTGGGAGAGTAGGTCGGTGCCAACCTTTACTACAAATAGCCCCAAGGTCAACAAGACCTCGGGGCTTTTGTCGTTTATGGACTTGGGAAGGCTACGTACTATCGTATCTTTGCCCTGACTTGCTAATGCCGCATAACATAGTAGCTTTGTACCATATACATAGCATGGCATCTCCCGAATCAACGTTTACTCACATCGACCCGACCAATAACTTCCCTTCAATGGTGGATGTTGGCGATAAGCAGATCAACAAACGAATGGCCAAAGCGCAAAGCGTTGTGGTGTTACCATCAGAAGTGATCGCTTTACTTTCCAATAACGATATAGGTACCAAGAAGGGGCCCGTATTTCAAACGGCTATCATTGCCGGCACCATGGCCGTTAAACGTACGGCCGAACTCATACCTCTTTGCCACCCGCTGCCGATCGATAATTGTAAGATCAAGATCAACCTTAACGAGAAGAACGAGGTGGTCATTGAATGCATCGTATCGATGACCGGCAAAACAGGCGTCGAGATGGAGGCCTTGACCGGCGCCAGCATAGCGGCGTTAACTATCTATGATATGTGCAAATCATTTTCGCATAACATTGTTATCAAGGAAACCAAATTATTGGAAAAGACCGGAGGCAAAAGTGACCACAACATCGCATCACCACAAACACCCTGAACTTGTCCGTCCCGAACAGGGAAATTTCCATCGCAATGAACTGGGTATATTAGGTACTAACTGCGGCCAGATCAATTCGTTGGTCACTGCGCTAATGGCCGAGTTGTCTCCATTATACAAAGTAGGCTACGTAGATGCCGATCACCGATCTTCCGCTGCAGATGATGACCAGTTGCTGATCAATGGCTGTTCGGGTTATCTAATGGACCATATTTCACATCGTTCGTTCGATACCAGGCAAGTGATCGAGCCTTTTAGCAGCCGGGCTATGTTAGTGCAC
This window harbors:
- the moaC gene encoding cyclic pyranopterin monophosphate synthase MoaC codes for the protein MASPESTFTHIDPTNNFPSMVDVGDKQINKRMAKAQSVVVLPSEVIALLSNNDIGTKKGPVFQTAIIAGTMAVKRTAELIPLCHPLPIDNCKIKINLNEKNEVVIECIVSMTGKTGVEMEALTGASIAALTIYDMCKSFSHNIVIKETKLLEKTGGKSDHNIASPQTP